Proteins encoded together in one Cataglyphis hispanica isolate Lineage 1 chromosome 17, ULB_Chis1_1.0, whole genome shotgun sequence window:
- the LOC126856043 gene encoding DIS3-like exonuclease 2 isoform X1, whose protein sequence is MPKYSLLKADKMKKMRLSSRKKHSITSWLNSLTDETFVIQNNELVEFAAQFANKLKVSPSLQSTKWKDIKYNKISAGENETEAASNFSQDVQNNMEDLTQRETMMQVSLSSRSKALNNLSTVQPKNIFTKKRRKDDSTLTISTDDEWKTKSLVKNQAMHDKLTKKCWKKNEKKTQVTTIINELSTDNITKKHYYNCKEIIINKTVQKEKNSQKMLKTKEIFSDYISVSKIKKILKKQTLDNIQYVKGNLRVNPTSHKYAYLHMENDEERDLLIIGTHNRNRAFNGDLVVAHVNPEKYWHKFPDGQIQKTGKVVCILEKVHSRKAIGYLRKKDSLVLFYPKDQRVPLVVLESIPSLYHCQPELYKNMMFLVSINSWEQLYASGRILSVVGESGEIEAELQALILEHNLDISPYQKELLEELPDSDYILTDADKKNREDWRHECIFTIDPATAVDIDDAISCKILDNGNYEVGVHISDVTHYLKFFSPLDIEVSKRATSIYLPHTTYHMLPEKLCQICSLSAGKDKLAFSIIWEMTSDAEIVKHRFAKTIIRSCCQMSYDMAQTMIENPGKTQSKDFLDIKGNYTVLSLSNIVNNLFKLSNHLRNKRFDNGALRLDQPKLQIYMDTMLNQEHKIPIPVNYCLEEKKDSNSLIEEFMLLANITVAVKLYTAIPETALLRIHRDPSKYSLNTVCDTLQKYGIHLDGETAGSLQASIRRYDPEYNATLNNSFMKYIMMVIINLCSKSMMRAEYICTSTISSLHDLRHYALNVPLYTHFTSPIRRYSDCIVHRLLYTTIENKTLSKQWTAKLCSKLAANCNVKKYSAKLVQEQSTKLFFAYMVGLADGFEALATVLYVKEEGIEVILCDTGIKLKVDLKDMEYIVTVKYLVNYVPTIIVKWKEPSIEQEINLFSLVYVRVEKIKKELRLKATLLPPPQ, encoded by the exons ATGCCTAAATATTCACTGTTGAAAGCtgataaaatgaagaaaatgcgACTTTCATCTCGTAAAAAACATAGCATTACGTCGTGGTTAAATTCCTTAACAGACGAAACATTTGTTATTCAAAACAACGAATTAGTGGAATTTGCTGCACAGTTTGCGAATAAACTCAAAGTTTCCCCCAGTCTGCAATCGACGAAATGGAAAGATATAAAGTACAATAAGATTTCAGCAGGTGAAAATGAGACAGAAGCTGCATCCAATTTTTCGCaagatgtacaaaataatatggaagaTTTGACACAGCGTGAAACTATGATGCAAGTCTCCTTGAGTTCTAGATCAAaagctttaaataatcttagCACTGTACagcctaaaaatatatttacgaaaaaaagaagaaaagacgATAGTACTTTGACGATATCTACTGATGATGAATGGAAAACTAAGAGTTTAGTTAAAAATCAG gCCATGCATGATAAATTGACAAAGAAATGTTGGaagaaaaatgagaagaaaaCACAagtaacaacaataataaatgaattgagtacagataatataacaaagaaacattattataactgcaaggaaattataataaataaaacagtacaaaaagaaaaaaattcacagaAAATGCTGAAAAcaaaggaaatattttcagattatatatctgtatcaaaaataaaaaaaattttgaaaaagcaaACTTTAgacaatatacaatatgtaaaagGAAATCTTCGTGTGAATCCTACTTCTCATAAATATGCTTACTTACATATGGAAAATGACGAAGAGCGcgatttgttaattattggtACCCATAACAGAAATCGTGCTTTTAATGGAGATTTAGTTGTAGCACACGTAAATCCTGAGAAATATTGGCATAAATTTCCCGATGGGCAAATACAAAAAACTGGTAAAGTAGTTTGTATATTAGAGAAAGTACATTCAAGAAAAGCAATTGGAtacttgagaaaaaaagattcccTTGTGTTGTTTTATCCAAAAGATCAAAGAGTACCACTGGTAGTTCTTGAATCAATACCATCTTTATATCATTGTCAACCTGAgctttacaaaaatatgatgTTTCTTGTTAGTATCAATTCCTGGGAACAGTTATATGCATCCGG GCGAATTCTTTCGGTAGTCGGTGAAAGTGGCGAAATTGAAGCAGAATTACAGGCATTAATACTTGAacataatttagatatatcaCCATATCAAAAGGAACTGTTGGAAGAACTTCCAGAtagtgattatattttaacagatGCTGATAAAAAGAATAGGGAAGATTGGAGGCATGAATGTATTTTCACAATTGATCCTGCAACAGCTGTTGATATAGATGATGCCATTTCTTGTAAAATCTTAGATAATGGAAACTATGAA gtTGGAGTACATATATCGGATGTTACacactatttaaaatttttttctccactAGATATAGAAGTTTCTAAACGAGCTACTAGTATTTATTTGCCACACACCACTTACCACATGCTACCTGAAAAGTTGTGTCAAATTTGTTCCTTATCAGCTGGTAAAGATAAATTAGCTTTCTCTATAATCTGGGAAATGACATCAGATGCTGAAATTGTGAAACATCGTTTtgcaaaaactataataagGTCATGCTGTCAAATGTCTTATGATATGGCTCAAACCATGATCGAAAATCCTGGAAAGACTCAATCCAAAGATTTTCTTGACATAAAAGGAAATTACACAGTGTTGTCATTGTCCAATAtagtgaataatttatttaaattatctaatcaTTTGCGAAATAAACGATTCGATAATGGTGCGCTCAGGTTAGATCAACCAAAGTTACAGATATATATGGATACTATGCTCAATCAAGAACACAAAATCCCAATACCTGTAAATTATTGTctagaggaaaagaaagatagtAACAG TCTTATAGAAGAATTTATGCTGCTAGCAAACATAACAGTTGCTGTAAAACTGTATACTGCAATCCCTGAAACAGCTTTATTACGTATTCATAGAGATCCATCCAAATATTCTCTTAATACAGTTTGTGatacattgcaaaaatatggAATTCATTTGGATGGCGAAACAGCTGGAAGCTTACAGGCCAGCATCCGTCGCTACGATCCAGAATATAATGCTACCTTAAATAACAGTTTTATGAAATACATTATGATGGTTATCATAAATTTGTGTTCAAAATCTATGATG cGTGCagaatacatatgtacatctACCATTTCTTCATTGCACGACTTGAGACATTACGCATTAAATGTTCCTCTTTACACACATTTTACCTCTCCTATTCGTAGATATTCGGATTGTATAGTACATCGTTTGCTCTACAcaacaatagaaaataaaactttatcaaaGCAATGGACAGCTAAATTGTGTTCAAA ACTTGCAGCCAATTGTAATGTAAAGAAGTACAGTGCAAAACTAGTACAAGAACAAAGCACGAAATTATTCTTTGCATATATGGTAGGTCTTGCAGATGGTTTTGAAGCTTTAGCTACTGTATTGTATGTAAAGGAAGAGGGAATAGAAGTTATTCTCTGTGATACtggcataaaattaaaagtagatCTTAAAGATATGGAATATATTGTCACAGtgaaatatttagtaaattatGTACCAACTATAATTGTTAAATGGAAAGAACCTTCCATCGAACAG gagatcaatttatttagtttGGTATATGTACgagtagaaaaaattaaaaaagaattgcgcTTAAAAGCAACTCTTTTGCCACCGCCACAGTAA
- the LOC126856043 gene encoding DIS3-like exonuclease 2 isoform X3, which translates to MPKYSLLKADKMKKMRLSSRKKHSITSWLNSLTDETFVIQNNELVEFAAQFANKLKVSPSLQSTKWKDIKYNKISAGENETEAASNFSQDVQNNMEDLTQRETMMQVSLSSRSKALNNLSTVQPKNIFTKKRRKDDSTLTISTDDEWKTKSLVKNQAMHDKLTKKCWKKNEKKTQVTTIINELSTDNITKKHYYNCKEIIINKTVQKEKNSQKMLKTKEIFSDYISVSKIKKILKKQTLDNIQYVKGNLRVNPTSHKYAYLHMENDEERDLLIIGTHNRNRAFNGDLVVAHVNPEKYWHKFPDGQIQKTGKVVCILEKVHSRKAIGYLRKKDSLVLFYPKDQRVPLVVLESIPSLYHCQPELYKNMMFLVSINSWEQLYASGRILSVVGESGEIEAELQALILEHNLDISPYQKELLEELPDSDYILTDADKKNREDWRHECIFTIDPATAVDIDDAISCKILDNGNYEVGVHISDVTHYLKFFSPLDIEVSKRATSIYLPHTTYHMLPEKLCQICSLSAGKDKLAFSIIWEMTSDAEIVKHRFAKTIIRSCCQMSYDMAQTMIENPGKTQSKDFLDIKGNYTVLSLSNIVNNLFKLSNHLRNKRFDNGALRLDQPKLQIYMDTMLNQEHKIPIPVNYCLEEKKDSNSLIEEFMLLANITVAVKLYTAIPETALLRIHRDPSKYSLNTVCDTLQKYGIHLDGETAGSLQASIRRYDPEYNATLNNSFMKYIMMVIINLCSKSMMIFGLYSTSFALHNNRK; encoded by the exons ATGCCTAAATATTCACTGTTGAAAGCtgataaaatgaagaaaatgcgACTTTCATCTCGTAAAAAACATAGCATTACGTCGTGGTTAAATTCCTTAACAGACGAAACATTTGTTATTCAAAACAACGAATTAGTGGAATTTGCTGCACAGTTTGCGAATAAACTCAAAGTTTCCCCCAGTCTGCAATCGACGAAATGGAAAGATATAAAGTACAATAAGATTTCAGCAGGTGAAAATGAGACAGAAGCTGCATCCAATTTTTCGCaagatgtacaaaataatatggaagaTTTGACACAGCGTGAAACTATGATGCAAGTCTCCTTGAGTTCTAGATCAAaagctttaaataatcttagCACTGTACagcctaaaaatatatttacgaaaaaaagaagaaaagacgATAGTACTTTGACGATATCTACTGATGATGAATGGAAAACTAAGAGTTTAGTTAAAAATCAG gCCATGCATGATAAATTGACAAAGAAATGTTGGaagaaaaatgagaagaaaaCACAagtaacaacaataataaatgaattgagtacagataatataacaaagaaacattattataactgcaaggaaattataataaataaaacagtacaaaaagaaaaaaattcacagaAAATGCTGAAAAcaaaggaaatattttcagattatatatctgtatcaaaaataaaaaaaattttgaaaaagcaaACTTTAgacaatatacaatatgtaaaagGAAATCTTCGTGTGAATCCTACTTCTCATAAATATGCTTACTTACATATGGAAAATGACGAAGAGCGcgatttgttaattattggtACCCATAACAGAAATCGTGCTTTTAATGGAGATTTAGTTGTAGCACACGTAAATCCTGAGAAATATTGGCATAAATTTCCCGATGGGCAAATACAAAAAACTGGTAAAGTAGTTTGTATATTAGAGAAAGTACATTCAAGAAAAGCAATTGGAtacttgagaaaaaaagattcccTTGTGTTGTTTTATCCAAAAGATCAAAGAGTACCACTGGTAGTTCTTGAATCAATACCATCTTTATATCATTGTCAACCTGAgctttacaaaaatatgatgTTTCTTGTTAGTATCAATTCCTGGGAACAGTTATATGCATCCGG GCGAATTCTTTCGGTAGTCGGTGAAAGTGGCGAAATTGAAGCAGAATTACAGGCATTAATACTTGAacataatttagatatatcaCCATATCAAAAGGAACTGTTGGAAGAACTTCCAGAtagtgattatattttaacagatGCTGATAAAAAGAATAGGGAAGATTGGAGGCATGAATGTATTTTCACAATTGATCCTGCAACAGCTGTTGATATAGATGATGCCATTTCTTGTAAAATCTTAGATAATGGAAACTATGAA gtTGGAGTACATATATCGGATGTTACacactatttaaaatttttttctccactAGATATAGAAGTTTCTAAACGAGCTACTAGTATTTATTTGCCACACACCACTTACCACATGCTACCTGAAAAGTTGTGTCAAATTTGTTCCTTATCAGCTGGTAAAGATAAATTAGCTTTCTCTATAATCTGGGAAATGACATCAGATGCTGAAATTGTGAAACATCGTTTtgcaaaaactataataagGTCATGCTGTCAAATGTCTTATGATATGGCTCAAACCATGATCGAAAATCCTGGAAAGACTCAATCCAAAGATTTTCTTGACATAAAAGGAAATTACACAGTGTTGTCATTGTCCAATAtagtgaataatttatttaaattatctaatcaTTTGCGAAATAAACGATTCGATAATGGTGCGCTCAGGTTAGATCAACCAAAGTTACAGATATATATGGATACTATGCTCAATCAAGAACACAAAATCCCAATACCTGTAAATTATTGTctagaggaaaagaaagatagtAACAG TCTTATAGAAGAATTTATGCTGCTAGCAAACATAACAGTTGCTGTAAAACTGTATACTGCAATCCCTGAAACAGCTTTATTACGTATTCATAGAGATCCATCCAAATATTCTCTTAATACAGTTTGTGatacattgcaaaaatatggAATTCATTTGGATGGCGAAACAGCTGGAAGCTTACAGGCCAGCATCCGTCGCTACGATCCAGAATATAATGCTACCTTAAATAACAGTTTTATGAAATACATTATGATGGTTATCATAAATTTGTGTTCAAAATCTATGATG ATATTCGGATTGTATAGTACATCGTTTGCTCTACAcaacaatagaaaataa
- the LOC126856043 gene encoding DIS3-like exonuclease 2 isoform X2, producing MHDKLTKKCWKKNEKKTQVTTIINELSTDNITKKHYYNCKEIIINKTVQKEKNSQKMLKTKEIFSDYISVSKIKKILKKQTLDNIQYVKGNLRVNPTSHKYAYLHMENDEERDLLIIGTHNRNRAFNGDLVVAHVNPEKYWHKFPDGQIQKTGKVVCILEKVHSRKAIGYLRKKDSLVLFYPKDQRVPLVVLESIPSLYHCQPELYKNMMFLVSINSWEQLYASGRILSVVGESGEIEAELQALILEHNLDISPYQKELLEELPDSDYILTDADKKNREDWRHECIFTIDPATAVDIDDAISCKILDNGNYEVGVHISDVTHYLKFFSPLDIEVSKRATSIYLPHTTYHMLPEKLCQICSLSAGKDKLAFSIIWEMTSDAEIVKHRFAKTIIRSCCQMSYDMAQTMIENPGKTQSKDFLDIKGNYTVLSLSNIVNNLFKLSNHLRNKRFDNGALRLDQPKLQIYMDTMLNQEHKIPIPVNYCLEEKKDSNSLIEEFMLLANITVAVKLYTAIPETALLRIHRDPSKYSLNTVCDTLQKYGIHLDGETAGSLQASIRRYDPEYNATLNNSFMKYIMMVIINLCSKSMMRAEYICTSTISSLHDLRHYALNVPLYTHFTSPIRRYSDCIVHRLLYTTIENKTLSKQWTAKLCSKLAANCNVKKYSAKLVQEQSTKLFFAYMVGLADGFEALATVLYVKEEGIEVILCDTGIKLKVDLKDMEYIVTVKYLVNYVPTIIVKWKEPSIEQEINLFSLVYVRVEKIKKELRLKATLLPPPQ from the exons ATGCATGATAAATTGACAAAGAAATGTTGGaagaaaaatgagaagaaaaCACAagtaacaacaataataaatgaattgagtacagataatataacaaagaaacattattataactgcaaggaaattataataaataaaacagtacaaaaagaaaaaaattcacagaAAATGCTGAAAAcaaaggaaatattttcagattatatatctgtatcaaaaataaaaaaaattttgaaaaagcaaACTTTAgacaatatacaatatgtaaaagGAAATCTTCGTGTGAATCCTACTTCTCATAAATATGCTTACTTACATATGGAAAATGACGAAGAGCGcgatttgttaattattggtACCCATAACAGAAATCGTGCTTTTAATGGAGATTTAGTTGTAGCACACGTAAATCCTGAGAAATATTGGCATAAATTTCCCGATGGGCAAATACAAAAAACTGGTAAAGTAGTTTGTATATTAGAGAAAGTACATTCAAGAAAAGCAATTGGAtacttgagaaaaaaagattcccTTGTGTTGTTTTATCCAAAAGATCAAAGAGTACCACTGGTAGTTCTTGAATCAATACCATCTTTATATCATTGTCAACCTGAgctttacaaaaatatgatgTTTCTTGTTAGTATCAATTCCTGGGAACAGTTATATGCATCCGG GCGAATTCTTTCGGTAGTCGGTGAAAGTGGCGAAATTGAAGCAGAATTACAGGCATTAATACTTGAacataatttagatatatcaCCATATCAAAAGGAACTGTTGGAAGAACTTCCAGAtagtgattatattttaacagatGCTGATAAAAAGAATAGGGAAGATTGGAGGCATGAATGTATTTTCACAATTGATCCTGCAACAGCTGTTGATATAGATGATGCCATTTCTTGTAAAATCTTAGATAATGGAAACTATGAA gtTGGAGTACATATATCGGATGTTACacactatttaaaatttttttctccactAGATATAGAAGTTTCTAAACGAGCTACTAGTATTTATTTGCCACACACCACTTACCACATGCTACCTGAAAAGTTGTGTCAAATTTGTTCCTTATCAGCTGGTAAAGATAAATTAGCTTTCTCTATAATCTGGGAAATGACATCAGATGCTGAAATTGTGAAACATCGTTTtgcaaaaactataataagGTCATGCTGTCAAATGTCTTATGATATGGCTCAAACCATGATCGAAAATCCTGGAAAGACTCAATCCAAAGATTTTCTTGACATAAAAGGAAATTACACAGTGTTGTCATTGTCCAATAtagtgaataatttatttaaattatctaatcaTTTGCGAAATAAACGATTCGATAATGGTGCGCTCAGGTTAGATCAACCAAAGTTACAGATATATATGGATACTATGCTCAATCAAGAACACAAAATCCCAATACCTGTAAATTATTGTctagaggaaaagaaagatagtAACAG TCTTATAGAAGAATTTATGCTGCTAGCAAACATAACAGTTGCTGTAAAACTGTATACTGCAATCCCTGAAACAGCTTTATTACGTATTCATAGAGATCCATCCAAATATTCTCTTAATACAGTTTGTGatacattgcaaaaatatggAATTCATTTGGATGGCGAAACAGCTGGAAGCTTACAGGCCAGCATCCGTCGCTACGATCCAGAATATAATGCTACCTTAAATAACAGTTTTATGAAATACATTATGATGGTTATCATAAATTTGTGTTCAAAATCTATGATG cGTGCagaatacatatgtacatctACCATTTCTTCATTGCACGACTTGAGACATTACGCATTAAATGTTCCTCTTTACACACATTTTACCTCTCCTATTCGTAGATATTCGGATTGTATAGTACATCGTTTGCTCTACAcaacaatagaaaataaaactttatcaaaGCAATGGACAGCTAAATTGTGTTCAAA ACTTGCAGCCAATTGTAATGTAAAGAAGTACAGTGCAAAACTAGTACAAGAACAAAGCACGAAATTATTCTTTGCATATATGGTAGGTCTTGCAGATGGTTTTGAAGCTTTAGCTACTGTATTGTATGTAAAGGAAGAGGGAATAGAAGTTATTCTCTGTGATACtggcataaaattaaaagtagatCTTAAAGATATGGAATATATTGTCACAGtgaaatatttagtaaattatGTACCAACTATAATTGTTAAATGGAAAGAACCTTCCATCGAACAG gagatcaatttatttagtttGGTATATGTACgagtagaaaaaattaaaaaagaattgcgcTTAAAAGCAACTCTTTTGCCACCGCCACAGTAA
- the LOC126856042 gene encoding E3 ubiquitin-protein ligase MARCHF6, giving the protein MTEDMLGADICRVCRSEGLADRPLFHPCICTGSIKWIHQECLVQWMRYSRKEYCELCGYRFSFTPIYSPDMPRRLPLRDVVGGLFSSIVTAVKYWLHYTLVAIAWLGIVPLTACRTYRALFSGPLDLVRIMSLPMDMLSTENISSDVFHGCFVVTCTLFAFIGLVWLREQILHAGGPDWLERDNVQLPPVDNPPQANAQQPQQPQEQRAMPQEVQDNNNIPPFVDPPIPQEGELRNEDQRAYQEVAENLINNPRIGEPEDLRDVQAPIPPEPLPIRDEIGADGAQVNAGGERWARGQAVQAHVVGQAQGEAEEANWNPMEWDRPAEELTWERLLGLDGSLVFLEHVFWVVSLNTLFIMVFAFCPYHIGHSTIASLGLQEHAAASHFEGLVTTLCGYCVIGVCLVVLHTLAALLGFQRSQRILGLCYVIVKVSLLSVVEIGVLPLVCGWWLDICSLAMFDATLRDRESSFRLAPGTSMFIHWLVGMVYIYYFASFILLLREVLRPGVLWFLRNLNDPDFSPIQEMIHLPILRHVRRLVASAIIFGTAILLMLWLPVKILRWAWPGFLPYTVTVQSEAQVSELSLELLLLQVILPALLEQSHTRTWLKALVRAWCRVVAWMLDLQSYLLRDQADDPGLAVIEEPQHPDLGAAHQALLQREGPTGFQPYTRPRWFPARLVGLLFCVCVSLVIASLVAMTLPVWLGRRVMALWMVGAPAPSPPVLPPAVTGSDGGDTVGPLSGRVHEVYTIACGTYVCWAAARGLALAFSWLPRGRRAIIDRIKHWAILGVKASVAFVLLVGVIPLLFGLLLELVVVVPLRVPLEQNPILFIWQDWALGVLYTKIATAVTMMGPDWRIRLAIERAYNDGIREMDLKFIVKELAAPVICCFGLALAIPYAVAYGIVPLFVTNLQTQILIARRLYPFLLLVNLVCVVIYFQIRQFKKLYEHIKNDKYLVGQRLVNYEHRNKSQQHQSQRSS; this is encoded by the exons ATGACGGAGGACATGTTGGGTGCAGATATTTGCAGGGTCTGTCGATCCGAAGGCCTTGCAGACAGACCTCTGTTTCATCCTTGTATTTGCACGGGTAGTATCAAATGGATACATCAAGAGTGTCTGGTTCAATGGATGCGTTACTCGCGTAAGGAGTACTGTGAACTCTGTGGCTATCGCTTCTCATTTACACCTATATATAGTCCAGATATGCCGCGCCGTTTACCACTAAGAGATGTTGTAGGTGGTTTATTTTCAAGTATTGTCACTGCTGTCAAATACTGGTTACATTACACATTAGTGGCGATTGCATGGCTAGGAATTGTTCCTTTAACCGCGTGTCGCACATACAGAGCTCTTTTCAGCGGTCCCCTTGATTTAGTTCGA ATAATGTCGTTACCGATGGATATGCTTTCCACTGAAAATATATCATCGGACGTATTTCATGGTTGTTTTGTAGTTACTTGCACCTTATTTGCGTTTATCGGTTTAGTATGGTTACGCGAACAAATTTTACACGCGGGTGGTCCTGACTGGCTTGAAAGAGACAATGTGCAGTTGCCTCCAGTCGACAATCCACCGCAAGCAAATGCACAACAGCCACAGCAACCTCAAGAACAACGTGCTATGCCACAAGAAGTTCAAGACAACAATAATATCCCTCCTTTTGTTGATCCACCTATTCCACAAGAGGGAGAGTTACGTAATGAAG ATCAGCGTGCATATCAAGAAGTGGCAGAAAACTTGATTAATAATCCACGAATTGGCGAACCCGAAGATCTAAGAGATGTACAAGCACCAATTCCTCCCGAACCTCTTCCAATTAGAGACGAAATCGGTGCAGACGGCGCACAAGTGAATGCTGGTGGTGAACGTTGGGCGAGAGGGCAAGCAGTACAAGCACATGTGGTAGGACAAGCACAGGGTGAAGCCGAGGAAGCTAATTGGAATCCTATGGAGTGGGATAGACCTGCTGAGGAATTAACATGGGAACGTCTCTTAGGATTGGATGGATCCCTCGTCTTTCTCGAACATGTCTTCTGGGTTGTATCcctaaatactttatttatcatg gtaTTTGCTTTCTGCCCCTATCATATTGGTCATTCCACAATAGCGAGTTTAGGATTGCAGGAACATGCAGCGGCATCACACTTTGAAGGTTTGGTAACAACATTGTGTGGTTACTGCGTTATCGGAGTTTGTCTAGTGGTTCTCCATACTCTTGCCGCTCTGTTAGGCTTTCAGCGTTCTCAGCGAATCTTAGGGCTTTGCTACGTTATCGTCAAAGTCTCTTTACTCTCCGTCGTGGAGATTGGCGTACTTCCATTAGTTTGTGGCTGGTGGTTGGACATTTGCTCGTTAGCGATGTTCGACGCCACACTTCGAGATCGAGAATCCTCGTTCAGACTCGCTCCTGGCACATCTATGTTTATTCATTGGCTGGTGGGAatggtttatatatattactttgcgTCGTTCATTCTTCTCTTACGCGAAGTTTTGCGACCTGGAGTTCTCTGGTTTCTGCGAAATCTGAACGATCCTGATTTCTCCCCTATACAAGAAATGATACATCTTCCTATATTGCGACACGTACGGCGATTAGTCGCGTCTGCGATTATATTTGGCACAGCGATTTTACTCATGTTATGGCTGCCTGTGAAAATTCTGCGATGGGCTTGGCCGGGATTTTTACCCTACACTGTGACCGTACAAAGCGAAGCTcag gTAAGCGAACTTTCATTGGAACTGCTTTTATTGCAAGTGATCCTTCCCGCATTATTGGAACAATCGCACACGCGCACATGGCTAAAAGCTCTAGTGAGAGCGTGGTGCCGCGTGGTAGCATGGATGCTAGATCTTCAGTCATACTTATTGCGTGATCAGGCGGATGATCCGGGATTAGCGGTTATCGAAGAACCACAACATCCGGATTTGGGCGCTGCGCATCAAGCATTATTGCAACGGGAGGGACCTACGGGATTTCAACCTTACACCAGACCACGGTGGTTCCCCGCTCGACTGGTTGGACTTTTGTTCTGCGTTTGTGTATCCCTTGTGATCGCTAGTCTAGTCGCTATGACGCTACCCGTATGGCTTGGACGTAGAGTGATGGCATTATGGATGGTAGGAGCACCTGCTCCGTCGCCGCCTGTTTTGCCACCTGCAGTAACCGGTTCCg atggtGGTGACACTGTAGGCCCTCTGTCCGGAAGAGTACACGAAGTGTACACAATAGCGTGTGGAACGTACGTGTGCTGGGCTGCGGCGCGAGGTTTAGCGCTAGCCTTCTCCTGGTTGCCTCGTGGTCGCAGAGCCATCATAGACCGAATTAAACATTGGGCGATTTTAGGCGTCAAGGCCTCGGTGGCATTCGTACTGCTTGTCGGTGTCATACCGCTTTTATTCGGTCTTCTTCTCGAGTTAGTGGTGGTGGTTCCGTTGCGCGTCCCGTTGGAGCAGAATCCCATTCTATTCATCTGGCAAGACTGGGCTTTGGGTGTACTGTACACGAAGATAGCTACTGCTGTGACGATGATGGGGCCTGATTGGCGAATACGTCTCGCTATCGAGCGAGCATACAATGACGGGATAAGAGAAATGGATCTGAAATTTATCGTCAAGGAATTAGCAGCTCCCGTTATATGTTGCTTCGGCCTTGCTCTCGCGATTCCTTATGCCGTGGCCTACGGAATAGTTCCGCTTTTTGTAACCAATCTGCAGACTCAGATTCTTATTGCCAGACGTTTatatccttttcttcttttagtGAATCTTGTCTGTGTAGTGATCTATTTTCAGATACGCCAATTTAAGAAGCTGTACGAACATATTAAGAACGACAAATATCTCGTAGGACAAAGGCTCGTCAACTATGAACATCGTAACAAATCGCAACAACATCAGTCACAGAGATCGAGTTAA